In one Microaerobacter geothermalis genomic region, the following are encoded:
- a CDS encoding TolC family protein, whose protein sequence is MLQKKYKASFIILVAMLIVSTTGIVGFANNDSAPKEPVATFSLAEAIQIANNESLILNKLVFDIELAKSKLDDAEKLEDMEIEDIVMFVIGSQTSTPSAVSEAKIQKTVGLKLAKDGVYLAEKNYEFNKLKTKKETEDAYFTFLEAQEGLVIAQENVKRAQRALEYTNVQFEQGLVAKSAVLDSEVLVEQAKMGLIGAETQLKLAKKTLNDKLGRKLNEELKVEQVSLDGLPNSLNVEELEEKALLNRPDYLATVKTAESEKMKYDIYKNIYVSEQNSKVKEQNYTYLKAELDKQAKEREIRLQVNQAVEGYLTSKAKLSMLEKSVEKAKESLRLAELRYQNGMGTNLEVQSARVGLYQAELDLSKGKYDILRAKSALENAIGTTLE, encoded by the coding sequence ATGCTCCAAAAAAAATACAAGGCTAGTTTTATAATTTTAGTTGCAATGCTAATAGTTAGTACTACTGGTATCGTTGGTTTTGCGAATAATGATAGTGCTCCTAAAGAACCAGTAGCAACATTTTCATTGGCTGAAGCGATTCAAATAGCTAATAATGAGTCACTAATCTTAAATAAGCTTGTATTTGACATTGAATTAGCAAAATCAAAGTTGGATGATGCAGAAAAGCTTGAAGATATGGAAATTGAAGATATTGTAATGTTTGTGATAGGTAGTCAAACAAGTACTCCAAGTGCAGTTTCAGAAGCTAAGATTCAAAAAACTGTCGGACTAAAACTTGCTAAAGACGGTGTATATCTAGCAGAGAAGAATTACGAATTTAATAAGTTAAAGACAAAGAAGGAGACTGAGGATGCTTATTTTACTTTTCTTGAGGCACAAGAAGGATTAGTTATAGCCCAGGAGAATGTTAAAAGGGCTCAGAGGGCATTAGAATATACTAATGTTCAATTCGAACAAGGTTTAGTAGCTAAATCTGCTGTTCTTGACTCAGAAGTATTGGTAGAACAAGCAAAAATGGGTCTTATAGGTGCAGAAACTCAGTTAAAGCTAGCGAAAAAAACCTTAAATGATAAACTAGGTAGAAAATTAAATGAGGAACTTAAGGTAGAACAAGTTTCATTAGATGGATTGCCTAATAGTTTAAATGTAGAAGAATTAGAGGAAAAGGCGTTATTGAATCGACCTGACTATTTAGCTACAGTAAAGACAGCAGAAAGCGAAAAAATGAAATATGATATATATAAAAATATTTATGTGTCAGAACAGAATTCAAAAGTAAAAGAACAAAATTACACATATTTAAAAGCAGAATTAGATAAACAAGCGAAAGAGCGTGAAATCAGACTCCAAGTTAATCAAGCTGTAGAAGGATACCTTACATCAAAAGCGAAACTATCAATGTTGGAAAAGAGTGTAGAAAAGGCAAAAGAATCTCTCCGCTTAGCAGAACTTCGTTATCAAAACGGTATGGGTACAAATTTAGAAGTACAATCCGCACGAGTTGGGCTATACCAAGCAGAACTTGACCTATCAAAGGGTAAGTACGATATTCTCCGTGCTAAATCCGCTTTAGAAAATGCAATTGGCACCACTTTAGAATAA
- a CDS encoding S41 family peptidase, which translates to MEKGTARESLVKRRWVTFIALTFLFLQLVIFQPVAAAAHQIDTTEQKKKLNDIFDYITQYHVSDIDPDALLQGAIKGMLDVLGDKYTNYFSNEEYEAFINSIEGSFTGVGMYVDQKDDYIIVQSPIKDSPAEKAGLQTGDKIIKVNDEDVVGQDIEIVTSKIKGVEGTTVTITVLREGVKDPLTFTLVRQRIQLPLVESKLLDGNIGYLQVYTFGSTSGSQFKEQLKSLEGEGAAGYIIDLRNNPGGLLDAALSIIENFVDEGPGVIVKDGQGREKSLNVDGPSNWTKPIVVLVNENSASASEIVAGALKDYGVALVVGTQSFGKGTVQQLLPLESGGVLKLTIEEYFTPNRVKINGVGVTPDLYVTDPEQQLQQAKHLILKDNIITLDSNDSVQLNGINLEKPEQVAVQDKGEWFVSLRKLSQLFGGKLDWDGQNLQITYELNGNKNQFSLNDHRIMITNGTSYLKVKELTVLYPSLKVQNNGMSLEISTTR; encoded by the coding sequence ATGGAAAAGGGAACCGCGAGAGAAAGTCTTGTCAAGAGGAGATGGGTCACGTTTATTGCCCTTACATTTTTATTCTTGCAGCTGGTCATTTTTCAGCCAGTTGCAGCAGCCGCCCATCAAATTGACACCACGGAACAGAAAAAAAAGCTAAACGACATCTTCGACTATATCACCCAATACCATGTCAGTGACATCGACCCCGATGCCTTACTGCAAGGGGCCATCAAAGGGATGCTGGATGTGTTGGGAGATAAGTATACCAATTACTTTTCCAATGAAGAATATGAAGCCTTCATAAACAGCATTGAAGGGTCATTTACCGGTGTGGGAATGTATGTGGACCAGAAGGACGATTACATTATTGTCCAGTCCCCGATCAAAGATTCTCCAGCCGAAAAGGCAGGTCTACAAACCGGGGACAAAATCATCAAGGTGAATGATGAAGATGTGGTGGGGCAGGACATCGAAATCGTGACTTCCAAGATCAAGGGAGTGGAAGGGACAACCGTAACCATTACGGTATTGAGGGAAGGAGTAAAGGATCCGCTTACCTTTACCCTGGTTAGACAGAGAATACAGCTCCCGTTGGTGGAATCCAAATTATTAGACGGGAACATCGGCTATTTGCAGGTGTATACCTTTGGTTCAACCTCAGGAAGTCAATTTAAGGAACAGTTAAAATCCCTCGAAGGGGAGGGGGCAGCAGGATACATTATAGACCTGCGGAATAATCCCGGTGGACTTCTAGATGCTGCCCTCTCCATCATTGAAAACTTTGTAGATGAAGGCCCTGGGGTCATCGTAAAGGACGGTCAGGGAAGGGAAAAAAGCCTCAATGTTGACGGGCCCTCAAACTGGACCAAACCGATCGTCGTTTTGGTCAATGAAAATTCAGCCAGTGCCTCTGAAATTGTAGCCGGAGCGCTGAAGGATTATGGCGTGGCATTGGTTGTAGGAACCCAATCCTTTGGAAAAGGAACGGTTCAACAGCTTCTTCCATTGGAATCGGGCGGCGTGTTAAAATTAACCATTGAGGAGTATTTTACCCCGAACCGAGTAAAAATTAACGGAGTTGGGGTTACCCCGGATTTATATGTGACGGATCCGGAACAGCAGCTCCAACAGGCGAAGCATCTCATCCTGAAGGACAATATCATCACCCTAGATTCAAATGACTCCGTTCAACTAAACGGGATCAACCTGGAAAAACCGGAACAGGTTGCAGTTCAGGATAAGGGAGAGTGGTTCGTTTCCCTCCGTAAATTATCTCAGTTATTTGGTGGTAAGCTGGATTGGGACGGGCAAAATCTTCAAATCACTTATGAGTTAAATGGAAATAAAAATCAGTTTTCTTTAAATGATCATCGGATTATGATAACCAATGGAACCTCTTATCTAAAAGTGAAAGAGCTAACAGTTCTGTATCCTTCCTTGAAAGTACAAAACAACGGCATGTCGTTAGAGATCAGCACAACTAGATAA